From a region of the Streptomyces sp. NBC_01454 genome:
- a CDS encoding 1-aminocyclopropane-1-carboxylate deaminase/D-cysteine desulfhydrase — protein MGRVTRTVPGSQPDPHTLRPRLPSPVQELTDGPFARRGVRLLLKRDDLIHPDLPGNKWRKLEPNLRAAAAAGDRALLTFGGAYSNHLRATAAAGRLLGFTTIGVVRGDELAGRPLNPSLARCAADGMRLHFLDRARYRRAGDPDVLAALHDRFGAFRVIPEGGSNALAAQGCTQLGRELRGVADTVAVPCGTGGTLAGLAAGLGPRQRALGFPVLKGGRPHFLQQAIGALQTAAFGRPRGDWRLDDRFHCGGYARRTPELDAFADAFEDRHGLPLERLYVAKLLYGLTTLAGEGAFAPGSTVAAVITGTP, from the coding sequence CCCTGCGCCCGCGCCTGCCCTCGCCCGTCCAGGAGCTCACCGACGGGCCGTTCGCGCGCCGCGGGGTACGGCTGCTGCTCAAGCGGGACGACCTGATCCACCCGGATCTGCCGGGCAACAAGTGGCGGAAGCTGGAGCCGAATCTGCGGGCCGCCGCCGCGGCCGGCGACCGCGCGCTGCTGACCTTCGGCGGGGCGTACTCCAACCATCTGCGGGCCACGGCCGCGGCCGGCCGGCTGCTCGGCTTCACCACCATCGGCGTGGTCCGCGGCGACGAGCTGGCCGGGCGGCCGCTCAATCCGTCGCTGGCCCGCTGCGCCGCCGACGGGATGCGGCTGCACTTCCTGGACCGGGCCCGCTACCGCCGCGCCGGCGACCCGGACGTCCTCGCCGCCCTGCACGACCGCTTCGGTGCGTTCCGCGTGATACCCGAGGGCGGCAGCAACGCCCTTGCCGCCCAGGGCTGTACGCAGCTGGGCCGGGAGCTGCGCGGGGTGGCGGACACGGTCGCGGTGCCCTGCGGCACCGGCGGCACCCTGGCCGGACTCGCCGCCGGACTGGGCCCGCGGCAGCGCGCCCTGGGCTTCCCCGTCCTCAAGGGCGGCCGCCCGCACTTCCTCCAGCAGGCGATCGGGGCGCTGCAGACCGCCGCGTTCGGCAGACCGCGCGGCGACTGGCGCCTGGACGACCGCTTCCACTGCGGCGGATACGCCCGCCGCACCCCGGAGCTGGACGCGTTCGCGGACGCCTTCGAGGACCGGCACGGGCTGCCGCTGGAGCGGCTCTACGTCGCCAAGCTGCTGTACGGGCTGACGACGCTGGCCGGGGAGGGCGCCTTCGCCCCCGGCAGCACGGTGGCC